One stretch of Harmonia axyridis chromosome 1, icHarAxyr1.1, whole genome shotgun sequence DNA includes these proteins:
- the LOC123678660 gene encoding eukaryotic translation elongation factor 1 epsilon-1 codes for MVQAALSCINQVASYLKVQPGKINIGADFMITRTKKNIIQSGFVNIISDLLKESKMKNNIENQLEEVQLWQWLEYCISYAVHSSSHQNIQQVLNELNGLLELKTYLVAHKLTIADVALYYIIYNVMQNLTPVEKETYLNVSRWFDNIQQNSAIRQSNKFVNFSSNYITHRAPARHV; via the exons atggtTCAAGCAGCATTATCATGTATTAACCAGGTTGCCTCCTATCTAAAAGTTCAACCAGGAAAAATCAATATTGGTGCAGATTTT ATGATAACtcgaacgaaaaaaaatattattcagagTGGTTTCGTTAACATAATATCAGATCTATTAAaggaatcaaaaatgaaaaataatattgagaATCAGCTTGAAGAAGTTCAACTTTGGCAATGGCTTGAGTATTGTATTTCATATGCAGTTCACTCGAGCTCCcatcaaaatattcaacaagTCCTTAAT GAACTCAATGGACTATTAGAATTAAAAACTTATTTAGTGGCCCATAAATTGACAATTGCAGATGTAGCATTATACTACATTATTTATAATGTGATG CAAAATCTGACACCTGTTGAAAAGGAGACATACTTGAATGTTTCTAGGTGGTTCGACAACATTCAACAAAACAGTGCTATACGACAATCTAATAAGTTTGTGAATTTCTCTTCCAATTATATCACACATAGAGCACCAGCTCGACATGTATGA
- the LOC123678647 gene encoding saccharopine dehydrogenase-like oxidoreductase, with amino-acid sequence MAEKLDIILLGATGFTGQYVLKELHKLTRAKGRNLTWGVAGRNQNGLRKALADLAAETEDSEATNRPIIIADLTDPQSVKNMASRARLVINCCGPYRFLGETVVKACVEEGTHHVDVSGEPYYMESMQFKYNEEAKNKNIYIVSSCGVDSIPADLGVIFLENNFNGTLNSVETYFQMTEGGGPLSREPESNYGTWASAVHEVGHVSELRPLRTELFSKKLPKMKPVLKRRFLPFKSPIDGKWAVFFPGPDRSVMYRSQYYFYQEQHKRPAQIQTYLLINGFITMLLLGIVGAFFTTLARIKFGRNLLLRYPRFFSLGMFANDQQQPSKEKIENTKFCLSLVGKGWTEKSTNPDDKFKGPPQKGIIVQVKGTNPVYGITSKCMVLASIKILTEQFNLPKRGGVFSPAAVFAETSLMDELIENGVAFELLKEFNITS; translated from the exons ATGGCGGAAAAATTGGATATAATACTGCTTGGAGCCACCGGCTTCACCGGCCAGTACGTCTTGAAAGAGCTCCATAAGTTAACCCGAGCGAAGGGAAGAAATCTGACATGGGGGGTGGCGGGAAGAAACCAAAACGGCCTTCGAAAAGCGCTGGCGGATCTGGCAGCAGAAACAGAAGATTCCGAAGCGACCAACAGGCCGATAATCATAGCCGACCTGACAGACCCACAATCCGTCAAAAATATGGCATCCAGAGCTAGGCTGGTGATCAACTGCTGCGGCCCCTACAGGTTCCTGGGAGAGACGGTGGTCAAGGCGTGTGTCGAGGAAGGTACCCACCACGTCGACGTCAGCGGCGAACCGTATTACATGGAAAGTATGCAGTTCAAGTACAACGAGGAGGCCAAAAACAAGAACATCTACATCGTCAGCTCTTGCGGCGTGGACAGCATCCCCGCCGATCTGGGGGTGATATTTTTGGAGAACAATTTCAATGGCACCTTGAACTCGGTGGAGACGTACTTTCAGATGACGGAGGGCGGTGGGCCCTTGTCGAGGGAACCGGAAAGCAACTACGGTACCTGGGCGTCTGCAGTGCACGAGGTTGGACACGTGAGTGAGCTGAGGCCGCTGAGGACGGAATTGTTCTCGAAAAAATTGCCGAAAATGAAACCGGTGCTCAAGAGGAGATTTTTGCCATTCAAATCACCGATAGATGGAAAATGGGCGGTATTTTTTCCAG GACCAGATAGATCAGTGATGTACAGATCACAATATTATTTCTACCAAGAGCAACATAAAAGACCGGCGCAAATCCAAACCTATCTACTGATCAACGGCTTCATCACAATGCTACTTCTGGGCATAGTCGGCGCTTTCTTCACGACTCTGGCTAGAATCAAGTTCGGAAGAAATCTTCTGTTGAGATATCccagatttttttcattaggaATGTTCGCCAATGATCAACAACAGCCATcgaaggaaaaaattgaaaacaccaAATTCTGCTTGTCCCTGGTAGGGAAAGGTTGGACAGAAAAATCCACGAATCCGGATGATAAATTCAAGGGACCCCCTCAAAAAGGAATTATTGTACAAGTGAAGGGGACTAATCCTGTATATGGGATAACTTCTAAATGTATGGTTTTGGCTTCGATCAAAATTCTTACAGAGCAATTCAACCTGCCTAAGAGGGGAGGGGTATTTTCTCCTGCAGCTGTATTTGCCGAAACTTCTTTGATGGACGAACTCATTGAAAACGGAGTCGCTTTTGAATTACTTAAAGAATTCAACATCACCAGTTAA
- the LOC123678643 gene encoding elongation factor Tu-like, translated as MIAHTRKRFLKNSNTCYSLWSQFFFSTINEPSKRFSTDFQFKYYSHTSLKTNKGKITSSENHNNVIRRYCTDKKVNINIGTIGHVDHGKTTLTAAITKILQREGLAKFMSYDQIDKAPEEKARGITINAAHIGYSTKKRNYAHTDCPGHADFIKNMISGASQMDGAILVVAADDGEMPQTREHLLLAKQVGIKKIIVYINKADLSDTEGLELVELEMRELLDKYGFNSDCPVIFGSALAALKGDDNEYGEKSVRQLLDAIDNYIPNPERDLKSPFILPIDSAFTIKGRGTVVVGTIKRGIMKKNQECDLLGFDSHLKTTISDIQVFKNSILQAKAGDHVGLLLRGVKSRDVSRGMELVPRGSQVFTNRFKGNIYFLTHEEGGRSKPIVSKYSQKLFSNTWNVTCRLDLEKGVEMFMPGEHGPIYLTLQWKMVMTVGQPFTIRENNVTVATGIITELLEPIYVKTTLGKLELSG; from the exons ATGATTGCTCACACGAGGAAAAGATTCTTGAAAAACAGTAATACGTGTTACTCCTTGtggagccaatttttttttagcacTATCAATGAACCCTCCAAAAGATTTTCAAcagattttcaattcaaatactATTCCCATACCAGTCTTAAAACTAACAAAGGGAAAATTACCAGTTCTGAAAATCATAACAATGTAATCAGGAGGTATTGCACAGACaaaaaagttaatattaatattggGACTATAGGTCATGTTGACCATGGAAAAACGACGTTGACAGCAGCAATAACTAAGATATTACAGAGGGAAGGTCTCGCCAAGTTTATGTCTTACGATCAAATTGACAAAGCTCCGGAAGAAAAGGCTAGAG GAATAACCATAAATGCTGCTCACATTGGCTATAgtacaaaaaaaagaaactaCGCCCATACTGACTGTCCTGGTCATGcagattttatcaaaaatatgatATCTGGTGCTTCACAAATGGATGGAGCTATTTTGGTTGTGGCGGCAGATGATGGTGAAATGCCACAAACAAGGGAACACCTGCTTTTAGCTAAGCAagttggaataaaaaaaatcatagttTATATCAACAAAGCTGATTTATCAGATACTGAA GGTTTGGAATTAGTAGAATTAGAAATGAGAGAACTTCTCGATAAATATGGTTTCAATAGCGATTGTCCAGTAATATTTGGATCAGCTCTAGCAGCATTGAAGGGTGATGATAATGAATATGGAGAGAAATCTGTTAGACAATTACTAGATGCTATCGATAATTATATACCAAATCCAGAAAGGGATTTAAAATCTCCATTCATTCTACCCATTGACAGTGCATTTACCATAAAGGGTAGAGGAACTGTTGTAGTGGGAACAATTAAAAGGGGTATTATGAagaaaaatcaagaatgtgATTTACTTGGTTTTGATAGTCATTTAAAAACAACTATTTCAGATATACAAGTGTTTAAAAATAGTATTTTACAG GCAAAAGCTGGGGATCATGTTGGACTTTTATTGAGAGGTGTAAAATCTAGAGATGTCTCTAGGGGAATGGAGTTAGTCCCTAGAGGAAGTCAAGTTTTCACCAATAGATTTaaaggaaatatttatttccttaCACATGAAGAAGGAGGAAGATCCAAGCCAATTGTTAGTAAATATAGTCAAAAATTATTTAGTAATACATGGAATGTAACATGCAGACTTGATTTAG AAAAAGGTGTTGAAATGTTTATGCCTGGAGAACATGGTCCCATATATCTGACCCTACAGTGGAAAATGGTTATGACTGTTGGACAGCCATTCACAATTAGAGAAAACAATGTAACTGTTGCTACTGGTATTATAACTGAGCTTTTAGAACCCATATATGTAAAAACCACACTAGGCAAATTGGAATTGTCTGgttaa